The Bryobacteraceae bacterium genome includes a window with the following:
- a CDS encoding transcriptional regulator, which produces MAELLGAIAHPHRLRILIELHAGERDVNGLQELLGISHSSVSQNLAILRAHHLVRERRQGRHVYYSLTNAELADWLMQGLRFLEGGLTRHEDMRSAVESARRLWLGRDEAQS; this is translated from the coding sequence TTGGCCGAACTGCTGGGCGCCATCGCCCACCCGCACCGCCTGCGCATTCTGATTGAATTGCACGCAGGGGAACGGGACGTCAACGGCCTCCAGGAACTGCTGGGCATCAGTCATTCGTCAGTGTCGCAGAATTTGGCCATCCTCAGGGCGCATCACCTGGTGCGGGAGAGACGGCAGGGCAGGCATGTGTACTACTCTCTGACCAACGCGGAGCTGGCCGACTGGCTCATGCAGGGGTTGCGGTTCCTGGAAGGCGGGCTTACCCGCCACGAGGACATGAGGTCGGCCGTCGAGAGCGCCCGCCGGCTGTGGCTGGGGCGGGATGAAGCTCAATCCTGA
- a CDS encoding phosphoserine phosphatase SerB, translated as MSTGALLIHVTGQDRPGVTHALTSVLSHHGARVLDIGQAVIHDALALGILIELTPALRTSTLMTDLLLEAHRLGVQARFTEVSAERYAEWVGQQAKRRYIVTALGRRLDAEHLAAIAGEISRAGLNIDRIDRLSARVPLEEAMAEPRSCVEFTASAADASSEPDEGALRTALARLAGSGGIDIAFQHDSVWRRHRRLVAFDMDSTLIQGEVIDELAAEAGVGEQVRRVTEAAMRGELDFEQAFRQRVALLRGLREDALQRVVERIPLTEGAERLTRTLKRLGYRMAILSGGFTFFGRVLQEKLGIDHLHANTLVIRDGIVTGEVAPPVVDGAEKARRLRALAAEQGLDLEQCIAVGDGANDLPMLRLAGLGIAFRAKPVVRAGARQAISAVGLDGILYLLGLRDRDAALAGE; from the coding sequence ATGAGTACTGGAGCATTGCTGATTCATGTGACTGGCCAGGACCGCCCGGGCGTCACGCATGCGCTGACTTCCGTGCTGTCGCACCACGGCGCGCGCGTGCTCGACATCGGGCAGGCGGTGATTCATGACGCGCTGGCGCTGGGCATCCTCATCGAGCTGACCCCGGCTCTGCGGACCTCGACCCTCATGACGGATCTCCTGCTCGAAGCGCACCGTCTGGGAGTGCAGGCGCGGTTCACCGAGGTCAGCGCGGAGCGCTATGCGGAGTGGGTGGGCCAGCAGGCCAAACGCCGCTATATCGTGACCGCATTGGGCCGGCGGCTCGACGCGGAGCATCTCGCCGCCATCGCGGGAGAGATTTCGCGCGCAGGGCTCAATATCGACCGGATCGACCGCCTGTCGGCCCGCGTTCCGCTGGAGGAGGCGATGGCCGAACCCCGCTCCTGCGTCGAATTCACGGCCAGCGCTGCGGACGCCTCCAGCGAGCCCGATGAAGGCGCGCTGCGCACGGCGCTGGCGCGGCTGGCCGGTTCAGGCGGCATCGACATCGCCTTCCAGCACGATTCGGTCTGGCGGCGGCACCGCCGCCTCGTGGCTTTCGACATGGACTCGACGCTGATTCAGGGCGAGGTCATCGACGAGCTGGCCGCCGAGGCGGGCGTTGGCGAACAGGTGCGCCGCGTGACGGAAGCCGCCATGCGCGGCGAGCTCGATTTCGAGCAGGCCTTCCGCCAGCGTGTGGCGCTGCTGCGCGGACTGCGCGAGGACGCTCTGCAGAGGGTCGTGGAGCGGATCCCTCTTACGGAAGGGGCGGAGCGGCTGACGCGGACGCTGAAACGGCTCGGCTACCGCATGGCGATCCTTTCCGGCGGCTTCACGTTCTTCGGGCGCGTCCTGCAGGAGAAGCTGGGCATCGACCACCTGCACGCCAACACGCTCGTCATCCGGGACGGCATCGTGACGGGCGAGGTGGCGCCGCCCGTGGTTGATGGCGCGGAAAAGGCGCGCAGGCTGCGGGCTCTGGCAGCGGAACAGGGACTCGATCTCGAGCAGTGCATCGCCGTCGGCGACGGCGCCAACGATCTGCCGATGCTGCGCCTGGCAGGCCTCGGCATCGCCTTCCGCGCCAAGCCGGTGGTGCGCGCCGGCGCCCGCCAGGCGATCTCGGCCGTGGGACTGGACGGAATCCTCTATCTGCTGGGACTGCGCGACAGGGACGCGGCGCTGGCCGGCGAGTGA
- a CDS encoding ABC transporter permease, whose amino-acid sequence MTRTFEWFVAARYLLARRRQAVIPLVTAVSVAGVAAGVMALVIALAINSGFRKALEESLLGATPHVVLLEKTPSTGIENWRDITARAARIDGVKEASPALYAKVLASGPMQSAEATLKGMRMDSPELRAHIREGSLDQIENLRGLPGIVLGSQLAQRIGMRAGDVVRILSPQGEMTPFGMRPVEFRFRVAAIFESGFFDLDNQLALTTIAQAQRVLALPDVVNAIELKLDDPGRAPEVAQAAEAIAGPELGASHWMEQNRQLLNALRMEKIVSVITISLIQLVAALNILTALFLRVMEKKRDIAVLLSMGARRAQIARIFLWQGLMLAGGGVALGLALGYSLSGLAGRNRWIRIDEEIYSLSYVPFDPRWADALWIAALAFAVALLAAWYPARAAASVAPAETLRYE is encoded by the coding sequence GTGACCCGGACGTTCGAGTGGTTTGTCGCCGCCCGCTATCTGCTGGCCAGGCGCCGGCAGGCGGTGATCCCGCTGGTCACGGCCGTGTCCGTGGCGGGCGTCGCGGCGGGCGTGATGGCTCTGGTGATCGCGCTGGCCATCAACAGCGGCTTCCGGAAGGCTCTCGAAGAAAGCCTGCTGGGCGCCACTCCTCATGTGGTGCTGCTCGAGAAAACCCCCTCGACCGGAATCGAAAACTGGCGTGACATCACCGCCAGGGCAGCGCGGATCGATGGCGTGAAGGAAGCCTCTCCGGCCCTCTATGCGAAAGTCCTGGCTTCCGGCCCCATGCAATCGGCCGAGGCGACGCTGAAAGGCATGCGCATGGACTCGCCCGAATTGCGGGCGCACATCCGCGAGGGCAGCCTGGACCAGATCGAAAACCTCCGCGGGCTGCCGGGCATCGTGCTGGGATCGCAGCTGGCGCAACGGATCGGGATGCGCGCGGGCGACGTCGTGCGCATCCTGAGCCCGCAGGGAGAGATGACGCCGTTCGGCATGCGGCCGGTGGAGTTCCGCTTCCGCGTGGCGGCCATCTTTGAATCCGGCTTCTTCGACCTCGACAACCAGCTGGCGCTCACGACCATCGCGCAGGCGCAGCGGGTGCTGGCTCTGCCGGACGTGGTCAACGCGATCGAGCTGAAGCTGGACGATCCGGGACGCGCGCCGGAAGTGGCGCAGGCGGCTGAAGCCATCGCCGGGCCGGAGCTGGGCGCCTCGCACTGGATGGAACAGAACCGGCAGCTGCTGAACGCGCTGCGCATGGAGAAGATCGTCAGCGTGATCACCATCTCGCTGATTCAGCTCGTCGCGGCGCTGAACATCCTGACGGCGCTGTTCCTGCGCGTGATGGAGAAAAAGCGCGACATCGCCGTGCTGCTGTCGATGGGCGCGCGCCGGGCGCAGATCGCGCGCATCTTTCTCTGGCAGGGGCTGATGCTGGCCGGCGGCGGCGTGGCGCTCGGGCTGGCGCTGGGATACTCGCTCAGCGGCCTCGCAGGGCGCAACCGCTGGATCCGGATCGACGAAGAGATCTATTCCCTGTCGTACGTCCCGTTCGATCCGCGCTGGGCTGATGCGCTCTGGATCGCGGCGCTGGCGTTCGCCGTGGCTCTGCTGGCGGCATGGTATCCGGCGCGCGCGGCTGCTTCGGTGGCGCCGGCGGAGACGTTGCGCTACGAGTGA
- the lysS gene encoding lysine--tRNA ligase: MSLEQELFEQRFARIREIEALGWRPYGQRFEFTHTVPQIRAGWGGASAEELEASRVHVRAAGRVMTVRRMGKAGFFHMQQLGERLQVYVRKDAVSENEFRLYQLLDLGDIVGVEGYLFRTKTGELSIHAEKLTFLAKNLLGLPEKYHGLEDVELRYRQRYLDLIANPEVLKVFETRARVVASLRRQLNERGFVEVETPMMQPLYGGAAARPFITHHNTLDIDLYLRIAPELYLKRLVTGGMERVYEINRNFRNEGISTRHNPEFTMLEFYQAYADYRDLMDLSCELLKQTALDATGSAKVMYNGVELDFGNVRRYRMREAIIEFWKHGPKPTPGQVRDPEWLLRHSDRQTPGEALVDLFERHCEEALVQPTIIYEYPVEVSPLAKQNPEDPSMTDRFEIYAAGMEIGNAFTELNDPDEQRKRFEMQLAMRERGDEEAHQMDEDYLRALCYGMPPAAGEGIGIDRLVMILTGQKSIRDVILFPLLRPEGEIGIAEWLRQASAK; encoded by the coding sequence TTGTCCCTCGAGCAGGAGCTTTTCGAGCAGCGTTTTGCGCGCATCCGCGAAATCGAGGCGCTCGGCTGGCGCCCCTATGGCCAGCGGTTCGAGTTCACGCACACGGTGCCGCAGATCCGCGCCGGATGGGGCGGCGCAAGCGCCGAAGAACTGGAAGCCAGCCGCGTGCACGTGCGCGCCGCGGGGCGCGTCATGACGGTGCGGCGGATGGGCAAGGCAGGCTTCTTCCACATGCAGCAGCTCGGCGAGCGCCTCCAGGTCTACGTGCGCAAGGACGCCGTCAGCGAGAACGAGTTCCGCCTCTACCAGCTTCTCGACCTCGGCGACATCGTCGGCGTCGAAGGCTACCTGTTCCGCACGAAGACCGGCGAGCTGTCCATCCACGCCGAGAAGCTCACGTTTCTCGCGAAGAACCTGCTCGGGCTGCCGGAGAAATACCACGGGCTGGAAGACGTCGAACTGCGCTACCGGCAGCGCTATCTGGACCTCATCGCCAACCCGGAAGTGCTCAAGGTGTTCGAAACGCGCGCCCGGGTCGTCGCATCCCTGCGGCGCCAGCTGAACGAGCGCGGCTTCGTGGAGGTGGAAACGCCGATGATGCAGCCGCTCTACGGCGGCGCGGCGGCGCGTCCGTTCATCACGCACCACAATACGCTGGACATCGACCTCTATCTGCGCATCGCCCCGGAGCTCTATCTGAAGCGGCTGGTGACGGGCGGCATGGAGCGCGTCTACGAGATCAACCGCAACTTCCGCAACGAGGGCATCTCGACGCGCCACAACCCCGAGTTCACGATGCTCGAGTTCTACCAGGCGTACGCCGATTACCGCGACCTGATGGACCTCAGCTGCGAGCTCCTGAAGCAGACGGCGCTGGATGCCACGGGCTCGGCTAAAGTCATGTACAACGGCGTCGAGCTCGACTTCGGCAACGTGCGGCGCTACCGGATGCGCGAAGCCATCATCGAATTCTGGAAGCACGGTCCCAAGCCCACGCCCGGGCAGGTGCGCGACCCCGAGTGGCTGCTGCGGCACTCCGACAGGCAGACGCCGGGCGAGGCGCTGGTCGACCTGTTCGAACGCCACTGTGAAGAGGCTCTGGTGCAGCCGACGATCATCTACGAGTACCCGGTGGAGGTCTCGCCCCTGGCCAAACAGAATCCCGAAGATCCGTCGATGACGGACCGTTTCGAGATCTACGCTGCCGGGATGGAGATCGGCAACGCCTTCACCGAGCTGAACGATCCCGACGAGCAGCGCAAGCGGTTCGAGATGCAGCTCGCCATGCGCGAGCGCGGCGACGAGGAAGCGCACCAGATGGACGAGGACTATCTGCGCGCCCTGTGCTACGGCATGCCGCCGGCTGCCGGCGAAGGCATCGGCATCGACCGGCTGGTGATGATCCTCACCGGGCAGAAATCGATCCGCGATGTGATCCTGTTCCCGCTGTTGCGGCCCGAGGGTGAAATTGGAATTGCCGAGTGGCTGCGGCAGGCTTCTGCAAAGTGA
- a CDS encoding ABC transporter, whose product MSAKGSELKIYHTVHPIVRLREWLRLESEDAWVVVIYTAATGLIALVVPIAVQSVVNTIAFGTLLQPLAVLTIMVFVALLAVAWLNGYRQYVVEMIQRRIFVRLAGDVADRLVRVEPKAFDRYHGPELVNRFLEVVTVQKAGATLLLDGLTVAVQTLIGMILLAVYHPFLLAFDVLLALSLFVVLVPMGSGAIPTAVKESKAKYNLLAWLEELARHQIAVKSRAGLTLAMERTNDLVKDYLHYRAAHFRILIRQIVGSFVLQAFASATLLGVGGWLVIDRQMTLGQLVAAELVVALVTSGITKFGKHLELFYDLMASLDKLGYLTDLPKEREDGEPLPRRNGPASIRVVSATITAGDSITLIRGVNLAAAAGERIGLIGSTGSGKSTLLDAVYALRQPAQGRLEIDGRDYRELSLDDLRDQIALVREPQIFEGSILENLRLGREDLSTDRAREALEEVGLLDHVLKMPEGINTRVATGGAPLSAGQAIQLELARALAHEPRLLVLDECLDWLEDLPERSRLLDLVFRPRDRWTVIVASHNEEILRRCDRVYDIADGCLKEVTR is encoded by the coding sequence ATGTCAGCCAAAGGATCAGAACTGAAGATTTACCACACGGTCCACCCCATCGTCCGTCTGCGCGAGTGGCTCCGGCTGGAGTCGGAAGACGCATGGGTCGTGGTCATCTACACGGCGGCCACGGGGCTCATCGCTCTTGTCGTGCCGATCGCCGTGCAGTCGGTCGTCAATACCATCGCTTTCGGCACGCTGCTGCAACCGCTGGCTGTGCTCACAATCATGGTTTTCGTGGCGCTGCTGGCAGTGGCGTGGCTGAACGGCTACCGGCAGTACGTGGTCGAAATGATCCAGCGCCGGATCTTCGTCCGGCTGGCCGGCGACGTGGCCGACAGGCTGGTGCGGGTGGAGCCGAAAGCGTTCGACCGTTATCACGGCCCGGAGCTCGTCAACCGCTTCCTTGAAGTCGTGACGGTGCAGAAAGCCGGGGCCACGCTGCTGCTGGACGGCCTCACGGTGGCCGTCCAGACGCTGATCGGCATGATCCTGCTGGCCGTCTACCATCCCTTCCTCCTCGCCTTCGACGTGCTTCTGGCGCTGAGCCTGTTCGTCGTGCTGGTGCCCATGGGGTCGGGCGCCATCCCCACCGCCGTGAAGGAATCCAAGGCCAAGTACAACCTGCTGGCGTGGCTCGAAGAGCTGGCCCGCCACCAGATCGCGGTGAAATCGCGCGCCGGCCTGACGCTGGCGATGGAGAGGACCAACGATCTGGTGAAAGACTATCTGCACTACCGCGCCGCGCATTTCCGCATCCTGATCCGCCAGATCGTCGGCTCGTTCGTGCTGCAGGCCTTCGCCAGCGCCACCCTGCTGGGCGTGGGCGGCTGGCTGGTGATCGACCGCCAGATGACTCTGGGCCAGCTGGTCGCCGCCGAGCTGGTGGTGGCGTTGGTCACCAGCGGCATCACCAAGTTCGGCAAGCACCTCGAGCTGTTCTATGACCTGATGGCCTCGCTCGACAAACTGGGCTATCTGACGGATCTGCCCAAGGAGCGCGAAGACGGCGAGCCGCTGCCCCGCAGGAACGGTCCGGCGTCGATCCGCGTGGTCTCCGCCACCATCACAGCCGGCGATTCCATCACGCTGATTCGCGGCGTCAACCTGGCCGCGGCCGCCGGAGAACGGATCGGCCTGATCGGTTCTACCGGCAGCGGCAAGAGCACTCTGCTCGATGCGGTCTACGCGCTCCGGCAGCCGGCTCAGGGCAGGCTGGAGATCGACGGCCGCGATTACCGCGAGCTGAGCCTCGATGATCTGCGCGACCAGATCGCGCTCGTGCGCGAACCGCAGATCTTCGAGGGATCGATTCTCGAAAACCTGCGGCTCGGGCGCGAGGATCTGTCCACGGACCGCGCCCGCGAGGCTCTCGAAGAGGTCGGACTTCTCGACCACGTGCTGAAGATGCCCGAAGGCATCAACACCCGCGTGGCCACGGGCGGCGCGCCTCTGTCGGCTGGACAGGCCATCCAGCTCGAACTCGCCCGGGCGCTGGCGCACGAGCCGCGCCTGCTGGTGCTGGACGAATGCCTCGACTGGCTGGAGGATCTCCCCGAACGCAGCCGCCTGCTGGATCTGGTCTTCAGGCCCCGCGACCGCTGGACCGTGATCGTGGCCAGCCACAACGAGGAGATTCTGCGCCGCTGCGACCGCGTCTATGACATTGCAGATGGGTGCCTCAAGGAGGTGACGAGATGA
- the rsmI gene encoding ribosomal RNA small subunit methyltransferase I → MGRLYNGRVAGTIFVVATPIGNLADLSPRAVETLRSVSCIACEDTRHTRRLLDRYGIDTPLLSYHEHNEEERSSELLERIRQGESIALVADAGTPLISDPGFRLVRKAAEAGIRVVPVPGPSAVMAALSAAGLETDRFYFGGFLPRKQTERRKLLQQLAPLQATLVFYEAPHRILQSLEDIESALPGRPVVIARELTKIHEEFLRGSPAALRQELAGRGAIRGEITVLIGKEEKASQIPAGDLKSVKELLQLLESQGVPRMEALKRIARQLGLPKREAYRLAGLQD, encoded by the coding sequence ATGGGGCGGCTTTACAATGGTCGCGTGGCAGGAACGATTTTCGTGGTCGCGACTCCCATCGGCAACCTCGCCGATCTCAGCCCGCGCGCTGTGGAAACGCTCCGCTCCGTCTCCTGCATCGCCTGCGAGGACACCCGCCACACCCGCAGGTTGCTCGACCGCTATGGCATCGACACTCCTTTGCTCAGTTACCACGAGCACAACGAAGAGGAGCGCAGCTCCGAGCTGCTGGAGCGCATCCGTCAGGGCGAATCCATCGCTCTGGTCGCCGACGCCGGCACTCCGCTGATTTCAGACCCTGGCTTCCGCCTTGTCCGCAAGGCGGCGGAAGCCGGCATCCGCGTGGTTCCCGTTCCAGGACCCTCCGCCGTGATGGCAGCCCTGTCCGCCGCCGGTCTCGAAACGGACCGGTTCTACTTCGGCGGCTTCCTCCCCCGCAAGCAGACCGAGCGCCGGAAACTGCTGCAGCAGCTCGCCCCGCTGCAGGCCACCCTTGTCTTCTACGAAGCCCCGCACAGAATCCTGCAGTCTCTGGAAGACATCGAATCCGCGCTGCCGGGAAGGCCCGTCGTCATCGCCCGGGAGCTCACCAAGATCCATGAAGAATTCCTGCGCGGTTCGCCCGCAGCACTGCGGCAGGAATTGGCGGGCCGCGGCGCCATCCGGGGCGAAATCACCGTCCTGATCGGGAAGGAAGAGAAGGCCTCCCAGATTCCCGCCGGGGACCTGAAAAGCGTGAAAGAGCTGCTGCAGCTGCTGGAAAGTCAGGGCGTTCCGCGCATGGAAGCTCTCAAGCGGATCGCCCGGCAGCTTGGACTGCCCAAACGCGAGGCGTATCGCTTGGCGGGGCTTCAGGATTGA
- a CDS encoding glycosyl transferase — protein sequence MGHLRSLSIIIPAYNEEQRLPATLREIASYLETKSLDFVEILAVDDGSRDRTADVVREAAAADPRIRLLQNPGNRGKGYAVRHGMQKAQGEWVLFTDADLSAPIEDLDRLEEAVRRENADGAIGSRALDRDLVLKHQPWIRELSGRAFNLAMRLITGLPYRDTQCGFKLFRRDVAQCVSARQQSDGFGFDVEILYIARKHGYRILEVPVRWANAEGTKVSLLKGLEAFLDPLRVRWNDLRGLYR from the coding sequence ATGGGACACTTGCGGTCGCTCAGCATCATCATCCCCGCCTACAACGAGGAGCAGCGCCTTCCGGCGACCCTGCGCGAGATCGCGTCGTATCTGGAAACAAAATCGCTGGATTTTGTTGAAATTCTGGCCGTCGACGACGGCTCCCGCGACCGCACGGCCGACGTGGTGCGCGAAGCGGCCGCCGCGGACCCGCGCATCCGCCTGCTCCAGAACCCCGGCAACCGCGGCAAGGGCTACGCCGTGCGCCATGGCATGCAGAAGGCGCAGGGCGAGTGGGTGCTGTTCACCGATGCGGACCTCTCCGCGCCCATCGAGGATCTGGACCGGCTGGAAGAGGCCGTGCGCCGCGAGAACGCCGACGGCGCCATCGGCTCCCGGGCGCTCGACCGCGATCTTGTGCTGAAGCATCAGCCGTGGATCCGCGAGCTGAGCGGGCGCGCGTTCAACCTGGCCATGCGCCTCATCACGGGCCTGCCTTACCGGGACACGCAGTGCGGCTTCAAGCTGTTCAGGCGGGACGTGGCGCAATGCGTCTCGGCGCGCCAGCAGAGCGACGGCTTCGGGTTCGACGTCGAGATTCTTTACATCGCCCGCAAACACGGTTACCGGATTCTGGAAGTGCCCGTGCGCTGGGCGAACGCGGAAGGAACCAAGGTCAGCCTGCTGAAAGGGCTGGAAGCGTTCCTCGATCCGCTCCGCGTCCGCTGGAACGACCTGCGCGGGCTGTATCGCTAA